A genomic region of Alistipes megaguti contains the following coding sequences:
- a CDS encoding DUF4832 domain-containing protein produces the protein MKTTLQTGLGLLLALLAAGCAKDNGEHFPATGSSGVTTVENGVVKVVPYEYYQAFRNPMKGFREFFGPGIDKKRDEYPYPYGSLIKEYMQWNMMENVESDGVDKVIAYSNHRWEGVEDINVKVVPRPFIVWMEAYEGGVEKNTYTDNPDDLNGWHWPSDFPREVRSDDDNTPSTGGYFDPTFQDRIKKLIVKLGEAWDNDPRVAYVEMGLIGEWGEHHDPNITTYWQPHSQSFHVANRTWIPGIEKVLGDAFKEAFKNKKVMVRYAYEFEDYDFGIYWDSWAIEEEEERGYNAMMRRGDYWRTQPVGGEITWGWGDLYNKGYRSMEDCLANTETRTKVINQIRALHGNHLGGVTWANFQDPTFQVNAALVQKVLGYRFVIKEFSYPTRIEKGKPFDIRLKVVNTGSSPFYYDWPVEIALLNASSHRKVWSTTLDDVHISQWMPGDDWDADNSVYRIPAQENEVTATLTLDEDLDPEKYIISVAVLDPAGMLPSLRFAAMNYFNGGRHPMGYIGVGADCDAYALSDVKFDDIQSDKSLKYIVE, from the coding sequence ATGAAAACGACTCTTCAAACAGGTTTGGGCCTGCTGTTGGCCCTCTTGGCCGCAGGCTGCGCCAAGGACAACGGTGAACACTTCCCCGCCACGGGAAGTTCAGGCGTCACGACCGTCGAAAACGGCGTCGTAAAGGTCGTTCCCTATGAGTACTACCAGGCCTTCCGGAACCCCATGAAGGGGTTCCGGGAGTTCTTCGGACCCGGAATCGACAAGAAACGGGACGAATATCCCTACCCGTACGGCTCGCTTATCAAGGAGTACATGCAATGGAACATGATGGAGAACGTCGAATCGGACGGCGTGGACAAGGTTATCGCCTACAGCAACCACCGCTGGGAGGGGGTTGAGGATATCAACGTCAAGGTCGTTCCGCGCCCCTTCATCGTCTGGATGGAGGCCTATGAAGGCGGAGTCGAAAAGAACACCTACACGGACAACCCCGACGATCTGAACGGCTGGCACTGGCCCTCGGACTTCCCCCGTGAAGTGCGTTCGGACGACGACAACACCCCCTCCACGGGCGGATACTTCGACCCGACGTTCCAGGACCGCATCAAGAAACTCATCGTCAAACTCGGCGAGGCCTGGGACAACGATCCCCGTGTGGCCTATGTCGAGATGGGGCTGATCGGCGAGTGGGGCGAGCACCACGACCCCAACATCACCACCTACTGGCAGCCTCACAGCCAATCGTTCCATGTCGCCAACCGGACCTGGATCCCCGGAATCGAAAAGGTGCTCGGCGACGCCTTCAAGGAGGCTTTCAAGAACAAGAAGGTCATGGTTCGCTACGCCTATGAATTCGAGGACTACGACTTCGGAATCTACTGGGATTCGTGGGCCATCGAAGAGGAGGAGGAGCGCGGGTACAACGCCATGATGCGCCGCGGCGACTACTGGCGCACACAGCCCGTCGGCGGCGAGATCACCTGGGGCTGGGGCGACCTCTACAACAAGGGGTACCGCAGCATGGAGGACTGTCTGGCCAACACCGAGACCCGTACGAAGGTCATCAACCAGATCCGCGCCCTGCACGGCAACCACCTGGGAGGTGTCACCTGGGCCAACTTCCAGGACCCGACCTTCCAGGTCAATGCCGCCCTGGTGCAGAAGGTGCTGGGCTATCGCTTCGTCATCAAGGAGTTCTCCTACCCGACGCGCATCGAAAAGGGAAAACCCTTCGACATCCGCCTCAAGGTCGTCAATACGGGCTCTTCGCCCTTCTATTACGACTGGCCCGTCGAGATCGCCCTGCTCAACGCCTCTTCGCACCGGAAGGTATGGTCGACGACGCTCGATGACGTACACATCTCGCAATGGATGCCCGGCGACGACTGGGATGCCGACAACAGCGTCTACCGCATCCCCGCCCAGGAGAACGAGGTCACGGCGACGCTGACACTCGACGAGGATCTCGATCCCGAAAAGTACATCATCTCGGTGGCCGTGCTCGATCCGGCCGGCATGCTGCCTTCGCTGCGCTTTGCCGCCATGAACTACTTCAACGGCGGACGCCATCCGATGGGATACATCGGGGTCGGTGCCGACTGCGACGCATACGCCCTCTCGGACGTCAAGTTTGACGACATTCAAAGCGACAAGTCCCTGAAATACATCGTAGAATAG
- a CDS encoding RagB/SusD family nutrient uptake outer membrane protein, whose product MKKLIYLAGCLLLLGASSCESFLEETPQSNLTPENSFKTEGDWNSTLTAAYGALQNITAGFEAKYAITLGEFGTDEVKPIDLGWAAYAELHYYTFSPSHVFLDNHYTLCYDGIKRCNIVIDMPAEAPVSGQARNLMIAQAKFVRALLYFDLVRMYGGVPLWTSASVDKEQIMKPRSTAEAVYQTIVQDLQDAASILPATWDASTDKGRATSLAAYALLGRVQLQRGNPAEALTALNQVYGKFHLYDNYADIFSPDHKNEEYENIFEVQFKHSGKWGEEGSLQHSYWGPRNIPGSTTAFGGWGGFGPSQYLYDSYDKDFDGATVTNDRRKEDFFWTEYAGIPQTPPSIKKFWDSKYGNEIENDDLNFIYIRYADVLLMRAEALNAVDDQTDAKYDCINEVRTRAGLRPITKQDNLSKQAFADAVLLERLKELCCEHLRRFDLIRFGKLIDQVKAAYPDDNIGIKDYHVLYPIPQSAMDANDAITENNPGY is encoded by the coding sequence ATGAAAAAATTGATATATCTCGCAGGTTGCCTGCTGTTGCTGGGAGCATCCTCCTGCGAAAGCTTCCTCGAAGAGACCCCGCAAAGCAACCTCACCCCCGAAAACTCGTTCAAGACCGAAGGCGACTGGAACAGCACCCTGACGGCCGCCTACGGCGCCCTGCAGAACATCACCGCAGGTTTCGAGGCCAAATACGCCATTACGCTCGGTGAGTTCGGCACCGACGAGGTCAAGCCCATCGATCTGGGCTGGGCCGCCTACGCCGAACTCCACTACTACACCTTCTCCCCCTCGCATGTCTTCCTGGACAACCACTACACGCTTTGCTACGACGGAATCAAACGTTGCAACATCGTCATCGACATGCCCGCCGAGGCTCCCGTCAGCGGCCAGGCCCGCAATCTGATGATCGCCCAGGCCAAGTTCGTACGGGCGCTGCTCTACTTCGATCTGGTCCGCATGTACGGTGGCGTACCCCTCTGGACCTCGGCCTCGGTCGACAAGGAGCAGATCATGAAACCGCGCTCGACGGCCGAAGCGGTCTACCAGACAATCGTTCAGGATCTGCAGGATGCCGCGTCGATTCTTCCCGCCACGTGGGATGCGTCGACCGACAAAGGTCGGGCTACCAGTTTGGCAGCATACGCCCTGCTCGGGCGCGTCCAGCTCCAAAGAGGAAATCCCGCCGAGGCGCTGACGGCCCTCAATCAGGTCTACGGCAAGTTCCACCTCTACGACAACTATGCCGACATCTTCTCCCCCGACCACAAGAACGAAGAGTATGAGAATATCTTCGAGGTGCAGTTCAAGCACTCGGGGAAGTGGGGCGAAGAGGGTTCGCTGCAGCACAGCTACTGGGGCCCGCGCAACATTCCCGGCAGCACCACGGCATTCGGAGGCTGGGGCGGCTTCGGCCCGTCGCAGTATCTCTACGACAGCTATGACAAGGACTTCGACGGAGCGACCGTCACGAACGACCGCCGCAAAGAGGACTTCTTCTGGACCGAATACGCCGGCATTCCGCAGACGCCTCCGTCCATCAAGAAGTTCTGGGATTCGAAATACGGCAACGAGATCGAAAACGACGATCTGAACTTCATCTACATCCGTTATGCCGACGTGCTGCTGATGCGTGCCGAGGCGCTCAATGCCGTTGATGACCAGACCGATGCCAAGTACGACTGCATCAACGAAGTGCGGACCAGAGCCGGTCTGAGACCGATCACCAAGCAGGACAACCTCTCGAAGCAGGCTTTTGCCGATGCCGTTCTGCTCGAGCGTCTCAAGGAGCTCTGCTGCGAGCACCTGCGGCGCTTCGACCTGATCCGCTTCGGAAAACTCATCGATCAGGTCAAGGCCGCCTACCCGGACGACAACATCGGCATCAAGGATTATCACGTACTTTACCCCATTCCGCAAAGCGCCATGGATGCCAACGACGCCATTACGGAAAACAATCCCGGTTACTGA